A window from Streptomyces sp. NBC_00271 encodes these proteins:
- a CDS encoding response regulator — protein sequence MSTPAVPIQVLLVEDDPGDELMTREAFEDNKIRNTLHVVRDGEEALDFLYRANQYTEAPRPDLILLDLNLPKYDGRQVLERIKSDDDLAHIPVVVLTTSSAEEDILRSYRLHANAYVTKPVDLDQFIAAVRQIDDFFVTVVKLPKTTPTTRG from the coding sequence GTGAGCACCCCCGCTGTACCCATCCAGGTCCTGCTCGTCGAGGACGACCCCGGCGACGAGCTGATGACCCGCGAGGCGTTCGAGGACAACAAGATCCGCAACACCCTGCACGTCGTACGGGACGGCGAGGAGGCCCTCGACTTCCTCTACCGCGCCAACCAGTACACCGAGGCACCGCGCCCCGACCTGATCCTGCTCGACCTCAACCTGCCCAAGTACGACGGGCGCCAGGTCCTGGAGCGGATCAAGTCCGACGACGACCTGGCCCACATCCCCGTCGTCGTCCTCACCACCTCCTCCGCCGAGGAGGACATCCTGCGCAGCTACAGGCTGCACGCGAACGCCTATGTGACCAAGCCGGTCGACCTCGACCAGTTCATCGCCGCGGTCCGCCAGATCGACGACTTCTTCGTGACCGTGGTGAAGCTGCCCAAGACCACGCCAACTACCCGTGGCTAA
- a CDS encoding sensor histidine kinase produces MTPTPNAPGPDHATADTAEDAKPTRVARLTVQGWIQVVLAANVLLVIVFAVSGGVLQARADDRTDLLTDRIQPARATAYQLETSLVDQETGVRGYVLSRDAGFLDPYASGARDEKTFEARLATQLADHPRIAADLKAAGRLSDAWRRDYAEPLIEAARTPGGAKAPSLEASKARFDEIRGQLATLEKDIQQLRDRTRASADDSRRSRNLLFLGMLAAFLTSGLALTLLLHRIVGRPLQVLEAASVDVSGGAFERRIRLDGPRDLERVARAVEEMRRRIVEELSASQAREVLLERQAEELDAQTLELKRSNAELEQFAYVASHDLQEPLRKIASFCQLLEKRYGDQLDDRAKQYIDFAVDGAKRMQILINDLLTFSRVGRVGEELIPVALDDVLDRALGNLSVVLEETGARVVREGPLPTVTGDVTTLTMLWQNLIGNAVKFRHPDRPPEIAVRCEAEPEDGQWRLTVQDNGIGIEPEFREKVFIIFQRLHGRDEYEGTGIGLAVCRKIVEHHGGAITLDGTAGGGTRVTFTLPMARPEPDLGAEEAARPPEGAHT; encoded by the coding sequence ATGACCCCTACGCCGAACGCCCCGGGACCGGACCATGCCACGGCGGACACTGCCGAGGACGCAAAGCCCACACGCGTCGCCCGGCTGACCGTGCAGGGCTGGATCCAAGTGGTGCTGGCCGCCAACGTGCTGCTGGTGATCGTCTTCGCCGTGTCCGGCGGAGTCCTCCAAGCCCGCGCCGACGACCGCACCGATCTGCTCACCGACCGCATCCAGCCGGCCCGCGCCACCGCCTACCAGCTGGAGACCTCGCTGGTGGACCAGGAGACCGGCGTACGAGGCTACGTACTGAGCAGGGACGCCGGTTTCCTCGATCCGTACGCGTCGGGAGCACGGGACGAGAAGACCTTCGAAGCCCGCCTGGCGACGCAACTCGCCGACCACCCCAGGATCGCCGCGGACCTGAAGGCGGCCGGGCGCCTCAGTGACGCCTGGCGCCGCGACTACGCCGAGCCGCTGATCGAGGCGGCCCGCACGCCCGGCGGCGCCAAAGCCCCCTCCCTGGAGGCGAGCAAGGCCAGGTTCGACGAGATCCGGGGGCAACTCGCCACCCTCGAGAAGGACATCCAGCAGCTGCGCGACCGGACCCGCGCCTCGGCCGACGACAGCCGTCGGTCCCGCAACCTCCTCTTCCTCGGCATGCTCGCCGCCTTCCTGACCAGCGGCCTCGCGCTGACCCTGCTGCTGCACCGGATCGTGGGGCGCCCCCTGCAGGTTCTGGAAGCGGCCTCGGTGGACGTCAGCGGCGGCGCGTTCGAGCGCAGGATCCGGCTCGACGGGCCGCGCGACCTGGAGAGGGTGGCCCGGGCCGTCGAGGAGATGCGCCGCCGCATCGTCGAGGAACTCTCGGCCTCCCAGGCCCGCGAGGTCCTCCTGGAGCGGCAGGCCGAGGAGCTCGACGCCCAGACCCTGGAACTGAAGCGCTCGAACGCGGAGCTGGAGCAGTTCGCCTACGTCGCCTCGCACGATCTGCAGGAACCCCTGCGCAAGATCGCGTCCTTCTGCCAGCTCCTGGAGAAACGGTACGGCGACCAACTGGACGACCGGGCCAAGCAGTACATCGACTTCGCCGTCGACGGTGCCAAACGCATGCAGATCCTCATCAACGACCTGCTGACCTTCTCCCGTGTCGGCCGCGTCGGCGAGGAACTGATACCCGTCGCCCTCGACGACGTACTGGACCGGGCGCTCGGCAACCTCAGCGTGGTCCTGGAGGAGACGGGCGCGCGTGTCGTACGGGAGGGGCCGTTGCCCACCGTGACGGGCGACGTCACCACCCTGACCATGCTCTGGCAGAACCTGATCGGCAACGCCGTGAAGTTCCGCCACCCCGACCGGCCGCCCGAGATCGCCGTCCGCTGCGAGGCGGAGCCGGAGGACGGACAGTGGCGGCTGACCGTACAGGACAACGGCATAGGCATCGAACCCGAGTTCAGGGAGAAGGTCTTCATCATCTTCCAGCGGCTGCACGGCCGCGACGAGTACGAGGGCACGGGCATCGGCCTTGCCGTGTGCCGCAAGATCGTCGAACATCACGGAGGTGCCATCACCCTGGACGGCACCGCCGGTGGCGGCACGCGCGTGACCTTCACCCTGCCCATGGCGCGACCGGAACCCGACCTCGGGGCCGAGGAAGCGGCGCGCCCACCCGAAGGAGCACACACGTGA